From the genome of Phlebotomus papatasi isolate M1 chromosome 2, Ppap_2.1, whole genome shotgun sequence:
aGTGAGTGTCAagaaaatcgaaattcgaaatggcagaacaatcagcgctaaaacggcgagtacgtgaacttgaactttaggcttccggtagattttcgaatgggtttggcttggctttggagtggctttgtctctacgaaaggttattactgaacggagccaatcaatatgattaaaaattacaagtttttgaattttgatttcatgaaatttttttaatccaaatgaTGTTGCAGTGACATTAGTTTAGATTTTGGTTTAGAATAAGAATAAAATGACCAAATTGTATCAATCGAAACGATTTATTGACAGCATTGACATTTGAATTTAGATGTTTTTGTAGGTGGCGGCAAGAGGATAAAATGGATAAAAGTTTTAGTCCACCATGGAGTTTGTTATCAAATAGGACTGATACGACTGATACATTTCGTTATACAATTTATTCAGTGAAGACAGAACAAAACTAGTAAATTCTCTTATCTGTCAAATTTGCTAAATTACAGTAATTTATTCGAATCTCTAGTGTTCTCACATTTTTCCGGGAAACATTATAATGCACTTTGCATCAGCTTCGTGATTTTCTGTTGACACAGTACTTTATACTTGGAAGCTCTTGAAGCTCCTTATATCCTCCTTGCTTCAATATATTATGTAATATTTTCGGCAAATGTTCCCTTTTGAAAAGCGATAAATCTATCAGCAGACattcaaaaaatatcaatgaaaTAAGTTTAGGGAGAGGGAGAGTGTACGATTTATAGCCCAATATAGGGGATGTATATTCTGAGTATATATATCAAAATGAAGGGCAATTTTATGGTGTGGGAGTGACATGAAGGAGGTTCTGGAGCTAAATATCGAGATAACTAAGTCTCAATTTCACAAGCAAATTGCCTTCAATAAATTCAAATCACCAGAGAAATGAAATCACATATCgtgcctctttttttttcctgcaACATGACAACTTCTGTAATGTATCGAATATAATGCTGAATCTCTTTGAAATTCCCTCTGGGTGTTGACTTAACTCAAAGTCGGAATCTCTGAAATATTAACTCTTTTCTACCCATATCTGAAAAATCACTGAGAATACTGACATTTACAGAAGGCATTTTTCCGGTCCTAGACGATTCATGGTTGTAAAATGTTCTTATCGTGATTTTTGAGGGTGACCCagtttatttaaagtattattTTGATTGAACCCCTCTCTCTGGAGGATGGTGTAAATAGACACTTCAGTGCCTCACttcaatttctctttttaaCGCTGAGAGAGAGATAGGACGATGGGATGATATTCAGCTTCATCCTGGGAAAATAATCTTTTGGTAGATTGAATACGGAAATTCCATTGACGTCATCGCGGATACCTGATCACATTTTTGCACCTCTCGTCCCATCTTAATAGAAGTTAGGCATGAAATATAATTTGCGAAGAGGgaaaaaaccaaataaaaaaagCTATCTCGTGCTTATGTGAAATTTATGTGAATTATTCGTTGTGTTCAGGCGTAATCGTTTGAAATTACAATGTCATTCGAAATTGTCTTTGATGACGCAACGAATTTTCGAACATTAGTTTATGTTTTCGAATAGGGCAATAGTAGGGAAAATTGATTCATATTATATTCGAAGATTAGAATATTCAGTTATAATTTTGAGTAAGAATATTTTCTGTTATAATAACGATTGTCATTTCACGACTGTTGTCAAGTGACAACTTTGACAGGTTCAGCGATTGTAGTTTTCGAAGCAACTTTCGAACATTCTAAATATGATTCTCGTGAGATTTTTTCGAGATTCGAGattcgaattttcgaataagtttcgagcaatcttaaaattatttacatgagatttttttctactttatcTTCGCATAGGTAAgacaaaatattccattttataCGTCTACTGACAATAAAATGACAGTTTTGACATCTTCAATGATTGAAATTTTCTAAGCAAGTTTCGAACGTCCTAAAAATGATTCCCGTGAGAATTTGTCTAATTTATTTCTGCATCGGTAAATCAAAGCATTCCATTTTATACGTCTATTGACAAGCAAGTGACAGTTTTGACAGCTTCAACTATTCTAGTTTTCGAAGCAACTTTTGAACaacctaaaaataatttttgtcttttcgtgagattttttttctactttatcTTCGCATCAGTAGGACAAAACATTCTATTTTATACGTCAGTTGACAAGCAAATGACAGTTTTCACAATTTGAACGCTTCAAATATTCGAATCATGTTTCGAACAGACGAAAAATGATTCCTGTGAAATTTTGTCTAATTTATCTCTGCATCGGTAAATCAAAACATTCCATTTTATACGTCTATGGACAAGCAAGTGACAGTTTTGACAGCTTCaactattcgaatttcgaacaaGTTTCGAACATCTTAAGAATGATtccaggtatttttttttaaatgtatcttCGCATCGGTAggacaaaattttccattttatatGTCTATGTGCAACCAAGTGACACTTTTGACAGTTTAAAaggatttaaattttcgaacaagtttcGAACAGCTTAAAAATCCATcacgtaagatttttttttctaatttagcTTCGAATAAGTAAGACGAAACATTCTATTTTATATATCTATTGATAAGCAGGTGACAGTTCTGACAGCTTCATcgattttcgaacaagtttcGAATATCCGAAAAATGAGTCCTgtaagattttaaatttttttttcgcatcGATAGGACAAAACATTCCACTTTATTTGTGAATGTGTTAGTAAAACTTGAAGTTAAAAAAATCGACACTCAATAATCTCCCcgatttctcaatgaaaaatatttttcaaacatttttcctGTGATATGACAATAgagtatgaaaatattttatttgtcgATTGAAGGCCAATATGCTGGAGGTGATTATTTCTATTGCTTTTGCCACAGTGATTCTATATTTTATGAAGagtcatttcttttatttcctgGGGTAATTGGGAAACGTGCGGGGTATGGTTGGGAAATGGTTCTGGGAATAATGAGGTCAATTACAAGGGAGGATCctgcaaatttttcttttctttcatcTTGCCCTATTCTTATTGCagaaaaataaagcaaatattggaaaattttgctCTGCAGAGAATTTTCTGATACGGAAAAACTTCCGAATATCAGAGAGACAGAAGAATTTTAAGTTGGAAGCTTTAAATTGTAGTGATTGGTATTGGTATTTTAGATATGAGAAATATAGGCTTGGACTCTCAATTGGAGGTAATTGAAAAGCTTTCAATTTCATAAACTGTGCTTTTCCTTTCCATTTACGCATTCTACACGGTAAGTTGAGCATATTAAGtggaaatttgtgaatatgctCGTGGTCAATCAGGTGAATCAGTTGGTCTAATTAAATTTAAGAGATAATTTCGACAACTCTGCTGGTTACAGCAGCATAATTCTATTTTAGAAATGCCTAAAATAGATTATTATTTGTGGTTATATTGGTATTGAAGTTGAAAATCAAGGGGCAATTCCGGCGATTCACGATTCACATaccaaaatttatatttctacAATTCTGAGGAATTTTATAAAGGttaattagtgttttttttaaggtaCTTGGAATAAATTATGGATCTCACGGATTAAGATTTCCAGAAAAATTTCCTGGTTTCTTGGAAATCtttcaatatttataaaaaagaaagctttgagaaattattatctTAATCTAGgcaattatcattttttatacagTGTTTTTCAAACACTTCCATTCTAACCCAAAATAAAAGtggtaaatatttgttttaaaagaACAAGGAGTAAAGGTAATAAAATTCTTTAGGTAAGGCCTTAACTCTTTAGAAATATACAAGTTAATAAAATCACCGGTATAGGtctcaaaatcgaaaaaataggcttttaggggaaagctttcaggcttcgaacataccgtggcttcgaacacttcatattttttccatattcctttaataaatctgacctaacTATGGTAGTCCTTCctgaaaaattcattaaagaaataatatgggaaaaatacgaAAAGTTTgaagtcagagtgtgtgcgaagcctgaaaactaTCACCTATAGTTTGCCAGAGGTATTTTTTACTTAGTTAGGTACTAAATACTTTACGTTAAATAGTTAATGGCGTTTCTCTAATTCGAAAAATTTCGTgcgaaaattaaattcaaattttcgaacatGAACAATAATAAGTAAACGGTCCTATGAAAAGCATAAATGTCTTCCAAGATATTTTACATATTGCCTGAGCTTTGtacgaaaatttattttgattattcaAAGTCCGTTTTTGATATTCGATCATCAGCGTTATTGAGACAGAATAGAGTCCTAGTGCTGACATCCAGAGTTTCTCCAAGGAAATATATTTTCGAGGATAAGTATCGGAAGCCAAAATTGAGATGTTTTTACTTCTTGAAATGTCTCGATTGTCAAACTGTGACGGTTTTCACATTattcactccataatcactgagtaacttttgccagctttttagtgtgatatttgataaattttccccaccttgttcgaaaatttagtatgaaaaaacgaaattgaatttgaatttttcgaactttaacgattttttgtgcaaatagagttccatttaccttttatccaagacactattggagagtcaaaatctacttctgtttgggctcactctagacatttcgaaattcgaacatgaAGTACTTCGGCCACCATGCGGACAAAACGAGAAGTAGAAATGTCTTCTCGTAGGCTTTCGAAACTAATATTTGAATTCTTCAAACTTCAACGGTGAATGAAGCAATTGTatctaatgatttttttgagaCACCCCTCTGCAAAAATACATAATGTTTCCGTGGCAATTATAAGGAAATGGTTGAAACTGAtaagaatatttcccaaaattgtCATTATAAAGATTGTAAATCATGCAAAAGACTTCTAATGACCCTTCTTTTACTGGGGTTCTCATAAACAAAAATTGCTAAGGCTATTAAAGTGAAAAGagaattttttatgtggtacttcaaaatgtttttatgcttttaaatctttaatttgGTTATTCCAATAAACCAACTATTTGATAAAGTCACTAATTTATTTAGCTCCTCTTCTTAGCAAGAGTGAAACGTTTACGCATTTCTGGAAATCTTATGAGTCATGATGTTTTGCAAAATAAGTTAATTAGGTATTTTATCACGTGACAATAGAATATTAATGCAAACTGGATGGTTGTCAATGTATCTGGTTAACGACCAACAAGAAGACATTAAACGGCTATCGTTTAGATTTTCTCAAGACATTTGCCAAAACAATAGCacgtgaaataattaaaaatttgttgttCAACTAAAGGAAGGTCGGTATGTAATTCTACTTTATTATAAATACTAGGAAATTCTTTTTCTGAATCAGTTTAATCTAAATCTTCAAAGCTATCCACATTATTTTTCCGtggatcaaaaataaaattgaccAATCATCATGAAATCTGTGGCTAATTTTTTGGTTATCTGTGCAGTTTTTGCTTCAGTTTTGGTTTGTAATTTTGTAATTGTGAATTTTCCATTTGGCATATGTACTATTTGGGGTTTTACGATCACAGGGACGTCCTGGAACTTTGACAGAGGATGTGGTAATGTTTAAGGATGAATGCATGAGGGAGACTAATATATCGTCTGATTTGCTGAGAAATTTTACTGAAGGAGACTATTCAGTTGAAAGACAAATTGGCTGCTATTCTGATTGTCTGTCCATCAAATTGGGATTCCTGCAAGATGATCGTACATTGAACACTAATGGTGTTATTGAAATGCTTTCAACCGAAATTCCCAGGGAGGCAGTGGATgagtttgtgaaaaagtgtgctggaaaaattgggaaaaatcaGTGCGAAATTACCCTAAACTGGATAAAGTGCGATGCATCCGTTGCTAAGAAGATTTTCCAATAATTCGTTCATAAATAATGAGATGCTTGTGTTATACTCTTATACTCTGGGGAatgttgatgtttttttttcatgaaagtttaatcagaaataaaaagaaattatggaATTTATTTAGAGGTTCTTTGTACTACATTATTTACTTAAACTCAAAAGTGTAGCAAAGAGTTCCAGTTTTGCAAAGTggtcgaactcgtgacttaaccctttaaggacgagaagctctccgctgagcgaaattcaacgaaatcaagtttccctcgatattttagcctaaataagagatttacggttaaaaagaaattttcccatccctaggagtcctcgaaaactatgggtcatatatgacccaatcgtccttaaaggtagaaaagcacaaaattttccagacgactagtttactcgtttgctctgttattttttaaggttaaataacttaaatatatttgtaataataaaaaaaatatttagagtactagtaaaaattaaaacgatcaaaaattaattttaaaaaatctcattcaattttttgtcttaaagaatcttgaagactggtaaacaaaaacaataatttttatgaaaaaaatgtattattgtttactttatttttaatttttatgatattcatcgaaacaaatttcgcatactggtaaggtaacacTGAGATAagtgtcgcatgcctcacaaatactaataaaaaatactaattaaaaatagttcgatcactgagaaaaaaaggagtgcgattaactttttttcctcgtaactttaacactttttaggtataaatatataccaacatttttaatgttaattttacaccttttgaagtgTAAAAGTAACATGacaaagtgtaactttaacccataatacacctaaaaagcataatatttacaccggtttcggatcaataacgcatggtaaaattaacatttccggaatgttattttaactttttcggatttctctcagtgattgaCAAACAAATTAGCTGCTATTCAGATTTTCTCTCCGTCAAATTGGGATTCCTGCAAGATGATAAGGCGTTGAACAATAATGgaattattgaaatatattcaaTAGGAATTCCTAGAAAAGCTGTGAACGAGCTTTTGCGTTAGTAGACGTGCTAAAAATCAATGCGAAATttctttgaattatttaaaatacgaTGCATCTGTTACTAAGGGGATTTTTCAATAATCTCGTTATAACCTTGTGAGACTTGAGAAACTTGTATTACTCTCATGCTCTCGGGAATGGTGATGTTTATGCACGAAATTTCCACAGAATGCAAATGACTGCatgcaacaaaatatttactCTAGGGTCTATTTAGATGAacaatatttgttttaaaatttatgtctaAATTGTCAACTTCATGTAGGAAAATTAATATAATGTAGTTGAGATTTTTGACTTAAAGCTTGAGAACTAAAAATTGAGAATAGATGCCACCGCCACTCATGGAAAGGAACAGTGCCTTCACGCGGGGGAAAGACTTGTCAGTGCTACTGAAGTCtctgaaattgaaaatattttttatgtaaacaatttttttttataactttttagTCAATTCGTGCTTCTTGATTTAGAGTCGagactaaaaaaaattgagaacagtcggCAGTGCCACTTGCGGCAGAAAATAGTGCCCTCTCGCGGGGGAAAGAGTTGCCAGTGCTACTGAACTCTCGgaaactgaaaatattttttatgtaaataattttttttgataagttTTTAGTCAATTCGTGCTTCTTGATTTGTGGTCGAGacgaaaaaaattgagaacagtcggCAGTGCCACTTACGGCAGAAAACAGTGCCCTCGCGCGGTATAAAAATTCACCGgtattttaattgtaattttttatatgtctatatcttcattttgaatttaaaattaaaccagGTATCTCTCTCGAGTTGGGAGTTATGCGAATAAGTGAATCAGGAATTCTTTGAGTAGGAAAAAGAATTATGCAATACTTAATTTCAATAACATAACTCTCTAAAGTTCTTCACTGATTATATCAAACAATCAACTTTTCTCTTTAGCTATATTATTTCGATACATGCCCCAGAAGTTTTTCTCTCGACTTTTCCAGTCTCGTAAAAGTGTTTGCAGAATTTTCCGGAAGTATCCTGCAGTGCTGTgcaaaattcgttaaatttccATCAAACTTAATTCCTCTAATGTGCTTTTAAGTTCACTGAGTGAAGTGTTTGAATGGTGGATTTTAGCTATCATTCTGTGCTTTTATGGTAATTCTTCTGTACTACTTATTATTAAATATGAATGAACTCAATATTAGGGTATTTTGagattattgttatttttctaCTTCCATTTACTCTACctcattctaaatttatttGGGTGTATTTCTTTGGGTTATTCGCTAAAGCTTCATATGAAAGACAATTCTCGTCCTTCACAATTCATTCAGTGAATTATTGAAGAGTAGAAAATGAAAGTTGTAAACATTCGTGAACATATTTTACGGCCTAGGACGCAAAGGAAGTTGAGGTGCAAGGGGAATGATGCGTAAGTGAGAGAAAACATGAGGAGATTATTAATAAAAGCGTCAGATGGAAAGCTTTTCTTTTTCCACCCCCTCAAAGACACGTTTGGCTCATCTTCGGCTCAAGGGCAATATTAATAAATTCAGAAACAATTTCCACCCACTGGAAAGGCGGAGACGGATGTGGAATAAAGTGTAAATCTGCTTTTATTTGTGGCAACATGTTTTGTTAGGGGTTGTTAAGGGGTGTATATTTTGCTTTACAACATATCTTCAGTATTTCAACCAGAAAACGGTGTAATaacattgaaatatttcatattcCGATATTAATTTGCAGACTTCTGCTaaaccattttttaaaaatgcccttGAATTATTCCGAATAACGCTTTTTTGAGGTCAAATATTGTTCAGATCTAGAAAGTGCACTTTGCTACTGAAAGTCAAAGTCTGTAGTTGAGTAAAATCAAATAAAGGACTTTAGCGCCTAAAATTCAATAGACTAAATAGTTACTAACTCAATTAAAGACcagtagggtaagggctcataattttgaccagtctgcttataagcatctaATAATGCTTATAAGCTTATAAGCAGCTTATAAGCATAAATctacagattctcggcagaatttctgcataggaaatctgcatagtctccattgtctcaacaaaaatattgttgatttatcaataaACTGCAGAATTTAcgaagaaaatggtatgctctgcttaacaagcattacccattaaacattttagataactaaaaagatgcgagcaaaaatactaatttcttaaaaatcgcgaatggaatgatacaaaaaacaCGAAAATTTAGAAAGATATCATTTTACTATATtttctacttataacacggcatcgcagaattctttattttatataaacgttgtgatatcactaagaatcactctattaaattttccaaacttcagtgaaaaatattccatcttttcagacacagctgtctggaaagtctggaatgtagaaaaaatctacagaaaatcggcaaaatatctacagaaattcgtcagagtatgaaccaggattcgtcagagaATCTGCAAATCTTGACGAATCTTggcccaagcccaaataaaattcgtaggaatatctacagatttatcAGCAGATTTttggcagaggtgtagatattttctgcagaaatctgaaAGCTATCTgtcgaaattatttgacggaaTGTGTTTCAATggaatgcagaaattctgcagaaattccgCAGATATTTCGCAGATATTTCGCATATTCCGCAGATATTCCGCAGAAACTCCACAACAATTACAAAAGCATCCCTAAAATTGCACTAGTAAAAACAAAAGGGTCAAATTAATCCTTTTAcgaaaaaatggatcatatttgatcatttgaaaggttcacttgtatcttttgaaattttatatgcacatttatcacgttagattatgttttatcgtgAACTTATTATTCAGTTCATATTTCTGTCATCTGAGCAAGAACTAAAGAtgtctttttcattgtttttattcgtttattccagagttaaataggtgtcaaaacagtgatcCTTTCAAGGGATCCTCGgtgaccctttcatttttaccagtgtgtaAGTTAGATCCCTAACTGcggaatttctgtggaatttcagcagaatatctgcagaatttctgtggaaattccacataatttccttaaaatttCTGGGGAATTTCTGCGGAATTTTCACAGAATAACTTCGGAATTTCTGCGGAATTTCCGCCGAATTTCCGCCGAATTTCTCTAGCTTTGCGGCCTCTACCGCTACGCGGAGATatctcatctcggcagcttgtattTTTGATCTTATACATGCGGTCATTGCCCAAATGTCATGAACATAGGTGAGAATATAGGAATGAatacagctttgaaaaccgataatgtAGCCGAACGACTAAGCTTGGTCTTCCTCAatacgcttctgccaagctccttcattactgcagaagcttgaccgattcacgacgattgaattgaatttgaatttgaattttattcatgCCCAAAAATACAGAGTACTTGCATAGGACTATATTATAAATGTTGTCTTAATATAAATTGAGTTTGTATCTAATTcggaaaaatataatattagcgGATgagaaatcaagaaaaaaaagttacaagtgttttagattattattaattaacattttgagattATTGATATTTAAATGATCGTTTAAGTGAAGTCTTGCttgaaatttattgtaaagTGATACTGTAGAAAATGTTACTGAGTTTAATCCATATTTTGTTGTAACTGGTTTGGAAATGTCTATAGTGTTATATTTTCTAGTATTGTTTTTTGTTACATTAGAGTGCTAATTGTTCCAAATGTAACCCATGGATGTGAGCTGTTCTTTAGAACGTTCAGTACACATTGAGTGGTCCAATATTGTCTGATATTGGAACTTAATTA
Proteins encoded in this window:
- the LOC129802124 gene encoding uncharacterized protein LOC129802124 — protein: MKSVANFLVICAVFASVLGRPGTLTEDVVMFKDECMRETNISSDLLRNFTEGDYSVERQIGCYSDCLSIKLGFLQDDRTLNTNGVIEMLSTEIPREAVDEFVKKCAGKIGKNQCEITLNWIKCDASVAKKIFQ